The DNA segment GATTCGCTGGAAATTTGATTGTCGTAGTCCGCGTAGGCTTGTTCCTGCTCGGCTTCGGTGAGCGTCTCTTCGACCACGACACTGTCCGGGTTGGAACAACCGACCGACGAGACGATTGCGAAAGCGAATGCCAAAAGAAGTGCAGTATTAAGGTTTTTTGCCATGTAAATTTCGGGGAATTGACGGTTCAAGAGAAGTTGAGATGGCCGAGGATAGCGAAGCTCAAGAGACGCGAGCGCTTCATTCCTCGCACGTACATAGTGATTTTACGTACAAGTGTAAGAGGGCGTCAATTCCCCAATACAGCTGTTTAACGTAATTTTCACGCACCCACGAGGTCATCCAGAGCGAAGATTGGAAACGGGGTTCGATGCGTTCCCCAGTTGATCTTTCCAAAACCGAATGGAGTACCAACGCTGGTGGTCGGCACTCCCCCTGAGATTGTGCGGCATATTGTAATGCCGTTCATTTCCGGAACAGCCAACACGCAACTGCTGGCACTCTCGTCAGAGCAACCGCCCAAATGAGCAGGCCTCCCCAATTCGGAATTCAGATCGTTCCCAGAATGATGGGCGCGGAGGGAGGTTGAACGACTACCGCCCGTTTGAAACGCCAACCGCGGGCGCCGCTGCGGCATCATGAGTGCGATCGGAACGATTCAGAGGAATCGAAATCACCAAGCCCGCAGCTCGATCGTCGTTGTTGGACCTTCTCGATGCATGGCAACTCAGACAGGTCGCCGACAGCCGAATCTTGCCAGCAAACCGGTACACGCCGTCAGCGGCAGCTTCGTGCGTATTCTTCCCCGAACGCAGCACACCAACGGCTTCCTGCTCAAACTTTGATTCTGGTTCGTTGTCAATGTTCATCGCTTTCAAGTCCACGGCCATCCAGCGGAGCTCAATCCCGTAGGTTCGCTCCAATTCCGCGAACACATCTTCCAGCGACCTCGATGGGATGCTCAAACCCTCATCTTCGCGAAAGAAGTCACGGTGCATGACCTGCAACGAGCCATGCAACGTTTCATGAAGAATCATGGCTCGCGCCCGCGCCTCGTCAACGGTCAGGGCAGGGACTGCGTCGATGCTGCGACCCGTTCGCCCCTGCCCTTGTGTCACCTCAGCGACAGTGATGTCCGGCGCTGCCAGGGTTGCCGAAGTGACGGACTGAGCAAGTGCGTGCGTGGAAAGGCAGGCGACCAAAAGGAAGGTGACCCCGGACAGTCGCAATGGCATTCGTTTCATCCAATTCGTTTGGCAGGAAACCCATCCAGGCACACTTGCCGAGGCGGGAGTCTTCTCGAACACAGAAACATGCACCGGATGTGCATGTTTAGCGCAATTGCAATTCATTTGGATGGTTGTGTCAAGCAGATTCGTTGCCAGCCTTCGTCGTTCAAAGGGAGAATCTGAAGGAGGCGATGGACGGCAACACCCCCAGAAGCGTCCTCCCTGGGCGACACCAGGAACCCTGCGTTGACGTGCAGGGGATCTTCCTGAAACACCTCAGCAGCTGACTTCCCCAGCAAAACGGCAGTATTGATCGCTTTTCAAGGCTGCGTCATGGCCGCTGGCACTTTGCTTGCATTCTTGTCTCTCAAACCAAGGATGATGCAATGACTTCTCTTCTAATGGGAACTTGGACCATGTTGATGAAAAACCCCCACCTCGAAACGGTCTTGGCACAAGAGCAGGAATCGCAAGAGGATCTTCGATTCACGAGCACGGCATTCTTCGGCCAAACCGTTCTGCTTCTGCTGTTCCTTGTCGCAATCCTACTGCGTTCCCTGAGTTCGTAACTGCCCATCGGCTGCTTCTCGTTTGAGGCATCTGCTCGTCAGATGCCTCGAACCACCGGACGCTTTCGGGATCGAGGCCCAACTGGATCCAGGCTTCGGAGGAGGTTGACTTCTGCGAAGCGGAACGCCTTCTCAAGACCGAGAAGCGTCAGGGCGTCGGGTTGGACTTTGGCAACGTC comes from the Rhodopirellula islandica genome and includes:
- a CDS encoding c-type heme family protein, which translates into the protein MKRMPLRLSGVTFLLVACLSTHALAQSVTSATLAAPDITVAEVTQGQGRTGRSIDAVPALTVDEARARAMILHETLHGSLQVMHRDFFREDEGLSIPSRSLEDVFAELERTYGIELRWMAVDLKAMNIDNEPESKFEQEAVGVLRSGKNTHEAAADGVYRFAGKIRLSATCLSCHASRRSNNDDRAAGLVISIPLNRSDRTHDAAAAPAVGVSNGR